Genomic segment of Cottoperca gobio chromosome 6, fCotGob3.1, whole genome shotgun sequence:
TTAGGAAAGCAGGAAACAATTGCCCGCACACCCTTAAAATAGTCTTCAGAGGATTTCTGGTCCACGTGCACACAGTAGATGTTCTGAGGAGTGTAAATAGCTCTTAGAAGTCGCTCAAACATCTCGATCTTATCATGGATCACCATGGAGTAGGCAATGGgaaaatcctcctcctcttcactgaGAGGCTCTGTAATGAAACCTCTCTTTTCAATGTAAGATGGACAGTCCTTTGTCACATTAAGGATAGAAGTCCTCAGATAAAGGATGATTTCTTTTCCTGGATGCCAGAAGCACTTGTAGTTCTCTGTTCCTGCCATTTATGTTTCCACTGATGATAGCCGAGCAGCCAGGCAGGTCAATAGAAAACTGCGGTGGTATTCTGAGATCAGGCAACGGCGGCTGCCTTTTCAAGTCTGTTTCCCAAAGGACAAAATAAAGGAACATACCCAtaaggatgagagagagggtcCTCAACATCTGGATGATCAACAACCTTGAATAAGCCATTCCCTTGCTCGAGTAACTACAACACCGGGAAGGTTCTCTTACTTCTCTTGTTACTGgtaatgtgcacacacaagcTGAATCAGCCCCCTAAGTACGTGTGTCAAACTAAGGTGTGGCGGGAATTTGTTGCGCAAACTACACGATAGTTCCTAAATAGGATGTGAATTGTTTGAACAAAGTATTGTAAGAGTTGTAATCATGCATGGTACACATACTGTTGGCATTTCTATATCATTTTATGATACTCTGGTTTAAAATAAGACAGGTGCACATAATGTAGGTTTCAAGGTGTACAAAAGGGCATCAGGTAGAAaagattttatttcatttaaatttctATTTACAACAAACCACGCAGTTAAATTCTTATACATGATGATTTTACTGTTTAACAAATACTTATTcaatataaagtcataaaaagaaaaagtcacatacacatacaagtATTTCTTCCACTGTTTACTCACAAGTGCCTCATCTAAGAATGTGCATTATACAGGTAGAGGCACTGTAGGGTCAGCAACATACCAAAGCAAAATACCACTACATTCTCTTCTAAACATTAACTATACTATTTTTGAATTCACCTGTCTTGATATTGTGAGTATCAACTATACATTCTTCAGATAACAGTTGGCTCTGGCTTCATCTAAGATTGATTGAGACATGTGCTCTCATCCACTTCCTGGTCTGCATGCGTGTCCTGCTCATGGATAAAACTGTAGCGTCGATACACTGATCCACCTCTACTGGTGTACACCACGTCCACCTCGTCTCCACTGTCCGGCTCTGGAACACCGTGGGGCATGTTGATGCTGGCGCTGCCGCTCAGTCTCTCATAGCTTTGGCCCCAGCAAAGCCTCTTCCTGGCATGGGCCTTGACCAAGGCAAACACAGCCAGAGCCAAACCCAGTGCGAGCAGAAGGGCGATAGGCAAGCCAGCTGAGGTGTGCTTCAGAGCTGCAGACGTCATATTCAGGTCTGTTGCCTGATTGTCTCCTGACTTGGGTTGGGGGGCCTCCACACACAGAGctagaacaaaaacaaatctgcctTTAGTAGATGGCCGCATTCCAAACAATCCTATATTTCTTACGGTAGGCAGGGTCTCTACCTGAGCGGCTGTCACAAACACAGCAATCAGTGTCATTCCCTCCAGCCTGACAGCAGCGGGCACAGCGGCTCTCCACGGCATGAAGAGCAAAATCCCGGTGACAAGTCAAACACTGGTCAGGTCTGGGGCCAGTGCAATGTCTACACGAGCCGTCACACGGCTCACAGGTTTCCTACGATGGTACAATTTCACAAATGATTGTACTGGGCACATTGAAGATTTTTTTGTTAGCTGTAGACATTAGGCCAGTCAACAATGTGGGCTGTTTGGAACAGAGAGGGAAAACCTACAAATGTGAATTGTATTGACATCAGTGATCTGTTGTTCTGAGTTGCAGTATCCGTCTACAAACGTTGacatattatacatttctttaaagcattaaatattaattattaactgAGTAACAATCAAAAAATGTCATTAGTTAATATTTGATTAGGCATTTAGGCGTCCTGGCAACTCaagcaaacacaacaaatatcAACCAAAACTGTGAGGAATGAGGAATGAGGAAGCTCATTGACATAAAATGTCATCATGGCCTTAATTATTTACTTTAAggcaaattaatttaaaaagcacACAAAGGATTCTCATTTATGGATAAAACAACCACAGTACACTAACTGTCACTATGTATAGTAGTTGCTGATATAGTGAAAAGTGACTGCTTTGTAATAAGAGGGAAGTACTTCTCTTTttccataaaataataaagtaatacgGTACATGGCTCGTATCTAGAAGCACACCTTTTCTGAAAAGTATCGGCCCTCCTCACAACGTGGATAGCAGACTTTATCTTTTAAAGTGCTGCCCCAGTCGCACGTCACACATCCCTGAGGCGAGGcatctgtaaaacacacactcgTGATCTGAGACCTTGCGTAGAAGTTAAATATTGACACATGGGAAGGATATTGACTTACAGTAAGTAGACGAGATACAATCGTTGAGAAATCACAACTATCTCGGTTATTAAATACATTGCATCTTGTACCTGTGCATGTACGACAACTGGTGTGGCACTGTTTGCAGACGTCATTGAGCCGATAAAAGCGGTGAGGGCAGTGCTCGACACACAGCTTAGTGCCTTGCAGCTCCAGAAGAGGAGGTGCACAGGCCCTGCAGGACTCAGGTCCGGCTCCTGTACACAGCTCACAGGACTGGTCACATTTCTCGCAGTGGGAGCCCTCTCTATAATACCTGAAGAAATGCATGAAGTTATCAATATTAACAagtcagacatgcagacatCATTTAGGATTTACAAGGAAGTCTCTATTTGTGGAATATTATAAAAGTATTCAGAGGTTCAGAAGTTTTAAATTGGATCATGGCTCTGCAAATACCACACTGGACATGCTCTTTGTTTTTTGGGAGGGGAGAAAGTCAACAGAATATGACTAAAGGTTGTGTTTTTAtaacaaagcaaatatttcaagACAATGATGGAACTGTCACTTTGTACCCTGTTGGACAATGAGTGACACAGAGTTGGAGGAGACGCAGGTGTCCTGGAGAGCAAGCGAGGCAGTCTTTAGGCGATGATGCAGTGCAGGTGGAACAGGCGTGATCACAAGGCAAACAGAGCCCCAGCTCTGCTCCGTCAGCCTCCTGCTTTGTGTCGTATGTACCAGCCGGGCACTCAATCACACAGCTGCTGTCTGGAAAGAAAGTACACAGAGAATATATTCCATTCCCAATTCATTGGTTCACACTCATTCACTCTTTATTACTCGTTTATTCATCCAAACACTTTTTTGGCACCTGTAGATTTGAGGGTAAAAACGTATTCAAATAAGAAtggtgatttgttttcttcttaaaatcgatttacaaatgcaaaaaaatgcatttttgaaATAAGGTTTGTCAATAACGTTATGTTTTTCTAAATTGTTCTAATTGTTATTCCTAAAAAGGATTTTTCATTTTAAGTGAGCACATATACATGCAGTCTTTGATGTATGCTGCCATCATCAATCTAtccagctgttgttgttgttgttgatcaaTAACATGCATCGGTTTAAGCCTGACTAaaattgtgaaacactctcaGCCATCGCTCCGTTATATGGTTCCATAATAAATGAACGTTTACTTAACACTCAACCCGTTCAGTATGCAGTTGATCATTGGTGGATTATGCTCACTATGAAGGTATTTGGGGACGGCACAGGTCTGGCATTCATCGTTGTTCGGCCCCTCACAAGAGTAACAGTGCCGGTGGCAACCCATGCAGGTGAACCGGTCGTCGTGTAGGTAGGTCCTTGGTGGGCAGTCTGTGTCACCTGTCACGCCGCACAACAATGTGTTTGGATCCAGCACAAGTCCCTTCTCGCACTGGGTGCACTGGTTTGGGTCTGAGCCGGAGCAGCTGATACAAGTCTGGTGGCACTCTTCACATAGTCAAAGAAATGAGACTGTGTCAGTGAAATGTCACATGACTGAGCCAGTTATATTAAACCCTTACAAGCCAAAGCACTATCTTCCTGTTATGCTGGATTTCTATTCCACAAAACTGTCTGGCAAAGTGTGCTCTCTTTCATATCTATCACTTCAGATATGGTTTATGTAAAGACGTTTCTCTCTCCTTTAACACCTTCCAGGGTCTGAATTATGGTCACAATCCCCAATCCTGATGGCTATGTTTGTTGTGTATGTACCAGTCAAAAGTcctttctgttcttttttttatgttatgaGCCACACAAAAATACTTTCTATATCTTAAAAAGGTGATACGTTGACCATTTAAAGAAAAGTCCCCATAGGTGAGATGCCCCTGTACATAAACAATGACAGCAggctaacatttaaaaagggcaGTATGTTACGCTGCATAATCAACACGGCTTAACAATCTAATCAAGTCACATCTATGTATTGAGAGGCTCACCTTGGCATTCCATAGCTTCAGTTTCATAGTAAGTACCAGTGGGGCAGTCTTTGGAGCACGCGCCCTTATAGAGTTTGGGGCTAAACGTGGAGCAGGTCTCGCAGTCGTCTGCCAGGGGCCCTGAACAACTGTCACAGGTCGGGTGGCACTGGCCACAGCGGCCCTCCTCCATGTCCTCATAATAGCCCATGGGACAACTAGCCTTACACACACCGTTCAGCATCAGGTAGAGGAAACTGCATTCTGAAATGATATTGAGGCAGGGTGCTAAAGTTGTTTTGCGGTGATACAATGTCTTGcaattattctttttaaatgtcaaccaCTTGGGAGTATTTTAGCTGCCCACACAGGCCAATAACTCACTGAAACAGGTCCTGTCATCTGAGCAAACGTCACAGTGGGGAGAACAGCGTCTGCAGGTGCCATCATCTGCAGGATATGTCCGCAGTGAACAGTTGAGTCTACACATACCAATCTCCAAGTAGTGTCCATCAGCACAGGACAGACACTGGGACTTGATCCCATCACATGACAAACAGGAGCTATCACAGGCTTCACATGACCCCTCTGCTGTCTCAAAGAATCCTCTGAAATTGTTAAGGcataaagagaaaaatgcttTAAACAAGATCACACCATCATTATAAAGGGTTGTTCTTCATTCTACTGCTAAGCTTATCCAACTGCTTACTCTGGGCAATTTGACCAGCACCTCCCCTGGTGGAGAAAGAGTTTATAGCTGCCTTTAGGAACAGCTGATGCAGTTATCACTGGTGTCCACGCAGGCCTCGCAGTTTGGTGAGCAGTCCTCACACAACTGAGTGGCAGAGTTTGCGTAGGAGCCAGATGGACACTGCGCTACACAAGAACTGTCCTGACCCAAGAAAATTCCTGtgacacacaaacgcacacacacgatgcaCAGAACGAACTGGGATAATGTTTCAACGTCATGATCGAAGAGAGTTCATATTCGTACCTTTGAAACAAGTAGAACAATCCAGTGCTTGAGGGCCAAAGCAGGTCTTACAGGATGCATCACATGCGAGGCATTCACTGTATTTCcctaaaattaaaacaataaacagagtAGCCATATATCATACAATAActtaaaagtagcaatacaagATATTGAAATGTTACAAGCAAAAGTTCTGCATTCCAAAGTATGGCGTCACAATATACcttaagtaccaaaagtaaaagtattcatttaggaatgttattattactggataataattattgatgcattaatgtgttcatcactttaatgttgtgggactaatttaatttactttaaaacTGCTGGGTAGCCTAacctataatataatatatcatcatttattagttgatatgTATGTTTCATTATAAATCTGACTAAatctattaaataaatgtagtggagtaaaaagtacaatatttatctctgaaatgtagtgcagtagtAGTAAATAGTGTAGTAGCATTAAATGCAAAtaatcaagtaaagtaccttttaattgcacttaagtacagtacctgagtaaatgtacttagttactttccaccactgacagAGGTATCAAATCCTGTTGACCTGAGCAACTGAGCACAGAAACATGACAATCGTCTGCTTTACCCTCCGTTACCACCAGAGGGAGGCATACTAAACTGTACATCTGCTTAGGGACAAATGATGGATGCGGTTGGTGTTCATGAAACCTGCAACATGTTACCTTCTATTGTCGGAGTCTAACACCTCCTGGATCACTGCTACGACAGGTTTAAAATGAAGGTTAGTGTGTGAGAAATGTTTCCTAATGGTCAGTTACACGAAAAATGATGACACACTATGTTTAGGAGGGCTTACTGCTGACATACTAATGTCTACTAATGCATGATTACAATCAATGTTTGCATGCAATCCTTACACTATACTGTATGTGGCTAACACTAGATTCAGGGTATAAGGATTACATGTAAAGGCATATtcaagattttttttaaatactctaTGTTACAAACATAAAACTCAGTTTTACTTGTAATGCAACACATCGTTCGGTTACAAAATCATccgatttaaaaaataaaataaaaaggaaaagtagTTAGTTGTCTAAATTACAAGAGCTCTTGACAATGAACGTCAGACTGACTGATCCACACGGGGACAATCAAACCAATGAGGCAGAAACGTAAATGATCAGCATGATTACCCTGCATGGTTCATAACAACGGGGTGTTATATTCCAATGCTGTTGACAGAGACACTAAAGGGGAAGCAGTTGAAGAGCCCTGTGCTTGAGGCAGAGAAGCCTTTTGAAACAGCTCCAGTAAAATGGGTCTTGAACGAAAGGTGACGCGGTACATGTGCGGCAGGGTGATATAGTGAGGTGGAGATCGTCCTTCAACCTAGAGGTCCTTCAGCAGAGTTCAAGCCCCCGTCTCAGCGGCAGACATCCACCATGTGAACGTGTCCTTACAAGACACTGAAACCCTCCAAATTCCTGGGACACTGTACTGACCTCCAACAGGAGCACTTATTTCCAACAGGGAATCAACTAGTCAAGTGTGATGTTATTCAGTGTAATCTCTGACCCCACTGCCTGATACTCATATTTCATACGGTACCTTAATCACTTTGCTTTCACCATGTCTCTGATAAGTCAATCAAATGAGGCCTCGCTATGGTTGTTCCTCTTACCGTCAAAGTACTGTCCCAATGGGCAGTTAACCAGAGGGCACTGCCCGTGTAGAGGAGGGTTCCCACCAAGACACAGGTTACAGTCGGTTGACCGAGGCCCGTGACATGTCTGGCAGGAGCCGTGGCAAGACTGGCAGAGCCACCCACTGGAGTCACTGAAGGTCTGCGGTGGGCACTGTTTAATACAATCACCTCCTGAGAAGCACAGAGGAAGTGAAATTATTTTCTAGTACAGCACTTCATCTCTATCAGCAAATATTggtctttaaatatatatggcaGAGACAATATATGTACCCCAATCCAAATCTGTTTTTCGGGAAAGCACAAATAATGCAATGGAAATAGATTTATTCTACCTCGAACTTTCTTGTTGCTAGTTTGGGGGGGTTAGTTAGGTTTCTTTAAATCGACTCGTATCATTGTGGATGGCCACCATTTAAAAATGGCCATTCTTTTTGCAGTATAAGACTTTGATTTCACTAACTAGTCGTGGCATTTACTACACATTTTACAATAGGCCTATTGAAATGCGatcactgtattttattctttaacaCCACTTCCTGTATAAACCACGCCCACCTCCAGCCTGCTATCCGAACAGACAGATCATTTGGTTGGTTGTACAGATGCAGATAACGACAACTTCATACACACCTCCACCCATGACATATGTACCTgttcatgttaaaaaaaaatgatagcGTTGTTGTGTGCTTgctaaataattcaaataaattaaataaaatagctaCAGGCTCTGCTCACAATCTCAAAGCGTTTACTGTGATGCCCACAGAGAACACGACCTAACAACACAATCCTAATTCCTCATTTGCATAAACCAAACATTTGCATATCTCATGTTACAGATTCGCTGACACGGACATGATTTGCAATCCAAATGAAGACTCAAGAGTGTCGTCATTGGTCTTTAAGAAGGATGATTGATCGCTCTCACATGCACAGTGATGGAAGAGTATATTAAGCCTGAACTCTACTAGAACTGTGTAGGAAAAAAGGGTCATTTTAATCCTTTTAGTATAATAGTATTAAACTAAATACAGGCagaaattatcttttttttgctACTAGTACCATTGAGAAAGTAACCAGGCTGGCAGGCGAGGCAGCGTGTGTTACTCCTGCAATCTGTGCATGGTGCTGGgcaggacagacacacaccgcTGCCCCAGTCCTCATAGGTGCTCTGGGGGCAATGTCTGCGACACTGGTGTCTGAAGCTGTAAAAGAGAAggataacaataaaaaaaacattcaaactaatCCATAAAAATTAACAAACTATTTGTCTAAAACTAGGCTTGGTTTTATGTGAGTGAAGTTGGTCAATAAAGGGTTAAATAAAACTGGCCGTCACAGTTATTTAACAAAAGGAGGCTCTTTTTTCTAAAGCAAACATGCAGAACTATTGAAATATCAAAGACCTGATGGAAACTATTGTGATTTAATGGCCCGTTCAAAGCTTTACAGTCAATGAAGAATGGTGTAGCTGCAGGCGGGCTTTGCCCACATAGATGAGTCTGAGGATAG
This window contains:
- the LOC115009396 gene encoding proprotein convertase subtilisin/kexin type 5-like; protein product: MRSVTACLIFFYCVGFIECKPSSPCPSGQFLLKSQCVLCHPTCSECYGHELFECTTCGVDEDGQERFLHQGRCRTHCPRGLYPDRGHYACLPCIANCELCTDGNICAKCREHYKLQNGVCQTASCNTGQVQDPDTGECIDCEMGCKTCSTEDPEICNSCVEGYFLFRHQCRRHCPQSTYEDWGSGVCLSCPAPCTDCRSNTRCLACQPGYFLNGGDCIKQCPPQTFSDSSGWLCQSCHGSCQTCHGPRSTDCNLCLGGNPPLHGQCPLVNCPLGQYFDGKYSECLACDASCKTCFGPQALDCSTCFKGIFLGQDSSCVAQCPSGSYANSATQLCEDCSPNCEACVDTSDNCISCS
- the LOC115009989 gene encoding proprotein convertase subtilisin/kexin type 5-like — its product is MCRLNCSLRTYPADDGTCRRCSPHCDVCSDDRTCFKCSFLYLMLNGVCKASCPMGYYEDMEEGRCGQCHPTCDSCSGPLADDCETCSTFSPKLYKGACSKDCPTGTYYETEAMECQECHQTCISCSGSDPNQCTQCEKGLVLDPNTLLCGVTGDTDCPPRTYLHDDRFTCMGCHRHCYSCEGPNNDECQTCAVPKYLHNSSCVIECPAGTYDTKQEADGAELGLCLPCDHACSTCTASSPKDCLACSPGHLRLLQLCVTHCPTGYYREGSHCEKCDQSCELCTGAGPESCRACAPPLLELQGTKLCVEHCPHRFYRLNDVCKQCHTSCRTCTDASPQGCVTCDWGSTLKDKVCYPRCEEGRYFSEKETCEPCDGSCRHCTGPRPDQCLTCHRDFALHAVESRCARCCQAGGNDTDCCVCDSRSALCVEAPQPKSGDNQATDLNMTSAALKHTSAGLPIALLLALGLALAVFALVKAHARKRLCWGQSYERLSGSASINMPHGVPEPDSGDEVDVVYTSRGGSVYRRYSFIHEQDTHADQEVDESTCLNQS